One part of the Streptomyces nigra genome encodes these proteins:
- a CDS encoding NAD(P)H-dependent oxidoreductase yields the protein MKTLIVHAHPEPTSLNGSLKDLAVSTLEGAGHEVRVSDLYAMNWKAVVDAADYGTEGLRRLEVVRDSGRAFDTGTLTPDVRAEQEKLLWADTIVLQFPLWWYSMPAILKGWVDRVFTRNFAYGVGEHSDTRHGERYGEGTLAGRRALLSVTVGGHESHYSARGINGPMEDLLFPIHHGILYYPGIEVLPPFVLYGADRLTEADYPDVAKAWEQRLLTLESTEPIPFRPQNSGDYEMPSLHLKDGLEPAGRSGFGLHVRG from the coding sequence ATGAAGACGCTGATCGTCCACGCCCACCCGGAGCCGACGTCGCTCAACGGCTCGCTGAAGGACCTAGCGGTGTCCACGCTGGAGGGCGCCGGGCACGAGGTGCGGGTGAGCGACCTGTACGCGATGAACTGGAAGGCGGTGGTGGACGCCGCGGACTACGGCACCGAGGGCTTGCGCCGGCTGGAGGTCGTCCGGGACTCGGGGCGGGCCTTCGACACCGGGACGCTCACCCCGGACGTCCGGGCCGAGCAGGAGAAGCTGCTGTGGGCGGACACGATCGTCCTCCAGTTCCCGCTGTGGTGGTACTCGATGCCCGCGATCCTCAAGGGCTGGGTGGACCGGGTGTTCACCCGCAACTTCGCCTACGGCGTCGGCGAGCACAGCGACACCCGGCACGGCGAGCGGTACGGCGAGGGCACCCTGGCGGGCCGCAGGGCGCTGCTGTCGGTGACCGTGGGCGGCCATGAGTCGCACTACTCCGCGCGCGGGATCAACGGCCCCATGGAGGACCTGCTGTTCCCGATCCACCACGGCATCCTGTACTACCCGGGCATCGAGGTGCTGCCCCCGTTCGTGCTGTACGGCGCCGACCGGCTGACCGAGGCGGACTACCCGGACGTCGCCAAGGCGTGGGAGCAGCGGCTGCTCACCCTGGAGTCGACCGAGCCGATCCCGTTCCGGCCGCAGAACTCCGGTGACTACGAGATGCCCTCGCTGCATCTGAAGGACGGCCTGGAGCCCGCGGGCCGCAGCGGATTCGGGCTGCACGTACGCGGCTGA
- a CDS encoding CBS domain-containing protein: MTGTAYTVSDVMTQTVVAVGRDAPFKEIVRTMEEWKVSAVPVLEGEGRVIGVVSEADLLPKEEFREGEQSLIEQRRRLADLAKAGATTAGDLMSTPAVTVHPDATLAQAARIMAVRHVKRLPVVDRIGMLRGIVSRADLLKVFLRPDDEIADEVRRTVVSHLHPITGHSVDVTVHEGVVTLRGPVRDTALVPIAVRLARAVEGVVDVDPQLTGAPTAV, encoded by the coding sequence ATGACCGGGACCGCGTACACCGTGAGCGATGTGATGACGCAGACGGTCGTGGCCGTCGGCCGCGACGCGCCGTTCAAGGAGATCGTGCGGACGATGGAGGAGTGGAAGGTCAGCGCCGTGCCGGTGCTGGAGGGGGAAGGGCGTGTCATCGGCGTCGTCTCCGAGGCCGACCTGCTGCCCAAGGAGGAGTTCCGTGAGGGCGAGCAGAGTCTCATCGAGCAGCGCCGGCGGCTGGCCGATCTCGCGAAGGCCGGTGCGACGACGGCCGGCGATCTCATGAGCACGCCCGCCGTCACCGTCCACCCGGACGCCACGCTCGCCCAGGCCGCCCGGATCATGGCGGTCCGGCACGTCAAGCGGCTGCCGGTGGTGGACCGTATCGGCATGCTGCGGGGGATCGTCAGCCGCGCCGATCTACTGAAGGTCTTCCTGCGGCCCGACGACGAGATCGCGGACGAGGTCCGCCGGACGGTGGTGTCCCATCTGCATCCGATCACCGGGCACTCCGTGGACGTCACCGTGCACGAGGGGGTCGTGACCCTGCGCGGGCCGGTCCGCGATACCGCGCTGGTCCCGATCGCGGTACGACTGGCGCGGGCCGTCGAAGGGGTCGTGGACGTCGACCCGCAGCTCACGGGTGCCCCGACCGCCGTCTGA
- a CDS encoding XRE family transcriptional regulator, with the protein MTQEDGQLDSLVRKRIRALRVAQGWSLEELATRANLSQSSLSRIENGQRRLALDQLVTLARALDTTLDQLVENAADDVVISPMIDAAHGSMRWPVKGDPGMSVMRQRMTQPPPDNPARMRAHPGREWLVVLSGTAVLMLGNRRYRIETNQAAEFPTMMPHAIGAEGGPCDILGIFDRDARRGHQRDTAADVPDAD; encoded by the coding sequence ATGACGCAAGAGGACGGGCAGCTCGACAGCCTTGTACGCAAACGCATCCGCGCCCTGCGGGTCGCCCAGGGCTGGTCGCTGGAGGAACTGGCCACCCGCGCCAACCTCAGCCAGTCCTCGCTGAGCCGTATCGAGAACGGTCAGCGCCGCCTCGCCCTGGACCAGCTGGTCACCCTCGCCCGCGCCCTGGACACGACTCTGGACCAGCTCGTGGAGAACGCCGCCGACGACGTCGTCATCAGCCCGATGATCGACGCCGCCCACGGCTCGATGCGCTGGCCCGTCAAAGGTGATCCCGGGATGAGCGTGATGCGTCAGCGGATGACCCAGCCCCCGCCCGACAACCCGGCCCGGATGCGCGCGCACCCCGGCCGCGAATGGCTCGTGGTCCTCTCCGGAACGGCCGTCCTCATGCTCGGCAACCGGCGCTACCGCATCGAGACGAACCAGGCCGCCGAGTTCCCGACGATGATGCCGCACGCCATCGGCGCCGAGGGCGGACCGTGCGACATCCTCGGCATCTTCGACCGGGACGCCCGCCGGGGTCATCAGAGAGACACCGCCGCCGACGTCCCGGATGCCGACTGA
- a CDS encoding class I SAM-dependent methyltransferase yields the protein MAHPHQHSDSDQAEILDLDAEVFAEHTADITARLPLRSEPRRIVDLGCGTGAGTFALLDRFPDAQVTAVDTSAGHLRLLREKACARGVDGRVRTVQADLDGDDWPELGTPDLVWASASLHHMAHPDRVLRRVRELLAPGGLFAVVELAGFPRFLPADAPENRPGLEERAHAAIDGHHAEHLPHRGADWGPMLSAAGFTVEDERTLTFEGGGGEAVGRYAYGSLRRLRGAASSGLVPEDLAALDELLDTDGPNSLLHRTDLAVRTERTVWAARAR from the coding sequence ATGGCTCACCCTCACCAGCACAGCGACAGCGACCAAGCCGAGATCCTCGACCTCGACGCCGAGGTGTTCGCCGAGCACACGGCGGACATCACCGCCCGGCTGCCCCTGCGGAGCGAACCGCGCCGGATCGTGGATCTCGGATGCGGCACCGGCGCCGGCACCTTCGCGCTCCTCGACCGCTTCCCCGACGCGCAGGTCACCGCCGTCGACACCTCGGCTGGGCACCTCCGGCTCCTGCGCGAGAAGGCGTGCGCCCGCGGGGTGGACGGGCGGGTACGGACCGTGCAGGCCGACCTCGACGGCGACGACTGGCCCGAGCTCGGCACACCGGACCTCGTGTGGGCCTCCGCCTCGCTGCACCACATGGCCCACCCCGACCGCGTACTGCGCCGCGTCCGTGAACTGCTCGCTCCAGGCGGCCTGTTCGCGGTCGTCGAACTCGCGGGATTCCCGCGCTTCCTGCCCGCCGACGCCCCGGAGAACCGGCCCGGGCTGGAGGAGCGTGCCCACGCCGCGATCGACGGCCACCACGCCGAGCACCTCCCGCACCGGGGCGCCGACTGGGGGCCGATGCTGAGCGCCGCCGGCTTCACCGTCGAGGACGAGCGCACGCTCACCTTCGAAGGAGGGGGTGGCGAGGCGGTCGGCCGCTACGCGTACGGCAGTCTGCGGCGCCTCCGCGGTGCCGCCTCCTCCGGACTCGTCCCCGAGGATCTCGCCGCCCTCGACGAACTCCTGGACACCGACGGCCCGAACAGCCTGCTGCACCGCACCGATCTCGCCGTCCGCACCGAGCGCACGGTCTGGGCGGCCCGCGCCCGGTGA
- a CDS encoding S28 family serine protease, translating to MRKALRWLLALTVLIGTLSTAGAATAAGPESGTADIKERLLSIPGMSLIEEKPYTGYRFFVLNYTQPVDHRRPSKGTFQQRITVLHKDTARPTVFYTGGYSVSTTPRRAEPTQIVDGNQVSMEYRFFTPSRPEPADWSKLDIWQAASDQHRIFTALKKVYGKNWISTGGSKGGMTATYYERFYPKDMDGVVAYVAPNDVVNKEDSAYDRFFLNVGTKECRDRLNGVQREALVRREPLEKKYAVYAAENGYTFNTVGSLDRAFEAVVLDYVWGFWQYSTVADCADIPADAKNATDDEIWNSVDTISGFSFYTDQGLSPYTPYYYQAGTQLGAPTIHFPHIEKKYVRYGYQPPRNFVPRSIDMKFQPNAMRDVDSWVRGNARHMLFVYGQNDPWGAEPFRLGKGARDAYVFTAPGMNHGANVAGLVDQEKALATARILDWADVAPTTVQENPAAAKPLAKFDAKLDKRDVERQRALRP from the coding sequence ATGCGCAAGGCGCTCAGATGGCTGCTGGCGCTCACGGTGCTCATAGGCACACTGAGTACGGCCGGGGCGGCCACCGCCGCCGGGCCGGAGTCCGGCACCGCTGACATCAAGGAGAGGCTGCTCTCGATCCCGGGCATGAGCCTGATCGAGGAGAAGCCGTACACCGGGTACCGCTTCTTCGTCCTCAACTACACCCAGCCCGTCGACCACCGCAGGCCCTCCAAGGGGACGTTCCAGCAGCGGATCACCGTGCTGCACAAGGACACCGCGCGGCCGACCGTGTTCTACACCGGCGGCTACAGCGTCTCGACGACGCCGCGTCGCGCGGAGCCCACCCAGATCGTCGACGGCAACCAGGTCTCCATGGAGTACCGCTTCTTCACGCCGTCCCGGCCCGAGCCGGCCGACTGGTCGAAGCTGGACATCTGGCAGGCCGCCAGCGACCAGCACCGCATCTTCACGGCGCTCAAGAAGGTCTACGGCAAGAACTGGATCTCCACAGGCGGTTCGAAGGGCGGCATGACCGCCACCTACTACGAGCGCTTCTACCCCAAGGACATGGACGGCGTCGTCGCCTACGTCGCCCCCAACGACGTGGTGAACAAGGAGGACTCGGCCTACGACCGCTTCTTCCTGAACGTCGGCACCAAGGAGTGCCGCGACCGGCTGAACGGCGTGCAGCGCGAGGCGCTGGTGCGCCGGGAGCCGCTGGAGAAGAAGTACGCCGTCTACGCCGCCGAGAACGGCTACACCTTCAACACCGTCGGCAGCCTGGACCGGGCCTTCGAGGCCGTCGTCCTGGACTACGTGTGGGGCTTCTGGCAGTACAGCACCGTCGCCGACTGCGCGGACATCCCGGCGGACGCCAAGAACGCAACGGACGACGAGATCTGGAACTCCGTCGACACGATCTCCGGCTTCTCGTTCTACACGGACCAGGGCCTGAGCCCGTACACGCCGTACTACTACCAGGCCGGCACCCAGCTGGGCGCGCCGACCATCCACTTCCCGCACATCGAGAAGAAGTACGTCCGCTACGGCTACCAGCCGCCGCGCAACTTCGTGCCGCGCTCCATCGACATGAAGTTCCAGCCGAACGCCATGCGGGACGTCGACTCCTGGGTCCGCGGCAACGCCCGGCACATGCTGTTCGTGTACGGGCAGAACGACCCGTGGGGTGCCGAGCCGTTCCGCCTCGGCAAGGGCGCGCGTGACGCGTACGTGTTCACCGCTCCCGGCATGAACCACGGCGCGAACGTCGCCGGCCTGGTCGACCAGGAGAAGGCGCTGGCCACGGCCCGCATCCTCGACTGGGCGGACGTCGCCCCGACCACGGTGCAGGAGAACCCGGCGGCGGCGAAGCCGCTGGCGAAGTTCGACGCGAAGCTCGACAAGCGGGACGTCGAGCGGCAGCGGGCGCTGCGTCCGTAA
- a CDS encoding fatty acid desaturase family protein, with the protein MTYPTVIPADPTTQRQQDERRDGSDFSELSRRITEAGLLRRRPLYYAVRFGAVAAALTGSIAAFFALGNTWGQLLVAVALAVVFGQLGLAAHDLAHRQVFSRRQPSEVGGFLVADLLLGMSYGWWMNKHTRHHAHPNHEGKDPDVAPDILVWSRRQADKAQGLPRFVGKHQAVLFFPLLTLEGLNLSFSSFRALRTRSVKRPLLEGTLLVAHFGLYFGAIFSVLSPGKALAFIAVHQGLFGIYLGSVFAPNHKGMPMIDEGTRLDFLRRQVLTSRNVRGGVLVDVFMGGLNYQIEHHLFPSMPTPALGRAQVITERYCAELGIPYHQTGLIASHREALRHLRSVGEPLRTARR; encoded by the coding sequence ATGACCTATCCCACGGTGATTCCGGCAGACCCGACCACGCAACGGCAACAGGACGAACGACGCGACGGAAGCGACTTCTCCGAATTGTCACGCCGGATAACCGAGGCCGGGCTTCTCCGGCGCCGCCCGCTGTATTACGCGGTGCGTTTCGGCGCGGTGGCCGCCGCCCTCACCGGAAGCATCGCCGCCTTTTTCGCCCTCGGGAACACATGGGGCCAACTCCTCGTCGCCGTCGCCCTGGCCGTGGTCTTCGGGCAACTCGGACTGGCCGCCCACGATCTCGCCCACCGCCAGGTCTTCTCCCGCCGGCAGCCGAGTGAGGTGGGCGGCTTCCTCGTCGCCGACCTGCTGCTCGGCATGAGCTACGGGTGGTGGATGAACAAGCACACCCGGCATCATGCGCACCCGAACCACGAGGGCAAGGACCCCGACGTGGCACCGGACATCCTCGTCTGGTCACGCCGTCAGGCCGACAAGGCGCAGGGCCTGCCCCGTTTCGTCGGAAAGCATCAGGCCGTTCTCTTCTTTCCCCTGCTGACCCTGGAGGGGCTGAACCTCAGCTTCAGCAGCTTCCGGGCGCTGCGGACGCGGTCGGTGAAACGTCCCCTGCTCGAAGGGACGCTCCTGGTGGCTCATTTCGGGCTGTATTTCGGCGCCATTTTCTCCGTCCTCTCGCCCGGTAAGGCGCTGGCCTTCATCGCGGTCCACCAGGGTCTGTTCGGCATCTATCTCGGGTCGGTGTTCGCGCCCAACCACAAGGGCATGCCGATGATCGACGAGGGGACCCGGCTGGACTTCCTGCGCCGCCAGGTCCTCACCTCACGCAACGTCCGCGGCGGCGTCCTCGTCGACGTCTTCATGGGCGGGCTCAACTACCAGATCGAGCACCACCTCTTCCCGAGCATGCCCACCCCGGCGCTCGGCCGTGCCCAGGTCATCACCGAGCGGTACTGCGCCGAACTGGGCATCCCGTACCACCAGACCGGGCTGATCGCCTCGCACCGGGAGGCGCTGCGCCACCTGCGGAGCGTCGGGGAACCCCTGCGGACCGCGCGGCGCTGA